Proteins co-encoded in one Papaver somniferum cultivar HN1 chromosome 5, ASM357369v1, whole genome shotgun sequence genomic window:
- the LOC113279334 gene encoding putative FBD-associated F-box protein At1g55030, with translation MSILSNRWRHIWKSLPVLSFKNNLIEINGFRHFVTAALMLHDHTDIRTLSFLWIDPLNTDIDIGDVLNTWVLYAVKRKVKELVFSVIVDKPQSFEFPECVYNCEWLTDLHLYLGSMYHSTLRLPESIHLPNLKSVKFEALHLNEVE, from the coding sequence ATGAGTATCTTGTCAAATAGATGGAGACATATTTGGAAATCTCTACCAGTTCTTAGTTTCAAGAACAATCTGATTGAAATTAATGGATTTAGGCATTTTGTTACTGCAGCACTCATGCTTCACGACCATACTGATATACGTACTCTATCTTTTCTATGGATTGATCCCCTTAATACCGACATTGATATAGGTGATGTTCTTAATACATGGGTACTTTATGCTGTTAAACGGAAAGTTAAAGAGTTGGTGTTTTCTGTTATAGTTGATAAACCTCAGTCGTTTGAGTTTCCTGAGTGTGTCTATAACTGTGAGTGGTTGACGGATTTGCATTTATACTTGGGTAGTATGTATCATTCTACACTTCGCCTGCCTGAGTCGATACATTTACCTAATCTGAAATCCGTGAAGTTTGAAGCTCTTCATTTGAATGAAGTTGAATGA